Proteins encoded together in one Ptiloglossa arizonensis isolate GNS036 chromosome 9, iyPtiAriz1_principal, whole genome shotgun sequence window:
- the LOC143150911 gene encoding uncharacterized protein LOC143150911 isoform X2, protein MSHNQTQELSTELFSVRRMDSIHVHSRTRSFAAGISERNIGYIAMSLEESRRSQRPYRYGMVLLCVGALINWLGLAENYVEPVRYVGVACIIAGALLICAAMCCWLHAPPSRATMHTQHTNHPITAQIDDPIHVISIEEPSSGSRQKPPDYEAVTDAPPSYDDAIKLNPRHLVRLSNSSALSLPTVHNMVPRTVEIVSRDPTPSPPPPYAR, encoded by the exons AACTATCCACGGAACTATTCTCCGTACGCCGTATGGACTCCATTCACGTACATTCTCGCACACGTTCGTTCGCAGCAGGCATTAGTGAAAGAAATATaggttacatag CAATGTCCTTGGAGGAGTCGAGGCGTTCGCAGCGTCCGTACAGGTACGGGATGGTTCTCCTTTGCGTCGGAGCTCTGATAAACTGGTTAGGCCTCGCCGAGAACTACGTCGAACCGGTACGATATGTCGGTGTTGCTTGCATAATCGCGGGGGCTCTTCTCATATGTGCCGCAATGTGCTGTTGGCTGCACGCACCGCCAAGTAGGGCAACCATGCACACACAACACACAAATCATCCGATCACGGCACAG ATAGACGATCCAATTCACGTGATCTCCATCGAGGAACCATCTAGTGGGTCCAGACAGAAGCCGCCGGACTACGAGGCGGTCACAGACGCGCCACCTAGCTACGACGACGCGATCAAACTGAATCCAAGACACCTGGTTAGGTTGAGCAACAGCAGCGCGTTGTCGCTACCAACGGTGCACAACATGGTACCCAGAACCGTGGAAATTGTTTCTAGGGACCCGACACCGTCACCACCGCCACCGTACGCGAG GTGA
- the LOC143150911 gene encoding uncharacterized protein LOC143150911 isoform X5, which produces MDSIHVHSRTRSFAAGISERNIGYIAMSLEESRRSQRPYRYGMVLLCVGALINWLGLAENYVEPVRYVGVACIIAGALLICAAMCCWLHAPPSRATMHTQHTNHPITAQIDDPIHVISIEEPSSGSRQKPPDYEAVTDAPPSYDDAIKLNPRHLVRLSNSSALSLPTVHNMVPRTVEIVSRDPTPSPPPPYAR; this is translated from the exons ATGGACTCCATTCACGTACATTCTCGCACACGTTCGTTCGCAGCAGGCATTAGTGAAAGAAATATaggttacatag CAATGTCCTTGGAGGAGTCGAGGCGTTCGCAGCGTCCGTACAGGTACGGGATGGTTCTCCTTTGCGTCGGAGCTCTGATAAACTGGTTAGGCCTCGCCGAGAACTACGTCGAACCGGTACGATATGTCGGTGTTGCTTGCATAATCGCGGGGGCTCTTCTCATATGTGCCGCAATGTGCTGTTGGCTGCACGCACCGCCAAGTAGGGCAACCATGCACACACAACACACAAATCATCCGATCACGGCACAG ATAGACGATCCAATTCACGTGATCTCCATCGAGGAACCATCTAGTGGGTCCAGACAGAAGCCGCCGGACTACGAGGCGGTCACAGACGCGCCACCTAGCTACGACGACGCGATCAAACTGAATCCAAGACACCTGGTTAGGTTGAGCAACAGCAGCGCGTTGTCGCTACCAACGGTGCACAACATGGTACCCAGAACCGTGGAAATTGTTTCTAGGGACCCGACACCGTCACCACCGCCACCGTACGCGAG GTGA
- the LOC143150911 gene encoding uncharacterized protein LOC143150911 isoform X4, translating to MLLRLQHGVQMGHSYFDAGANNRRSHDESMSLEESRRSQRPYRYGMVLLCVGALINWLGLAENYVEPVRYVGVACIIAGALLICAAMCCWLHAPPSRATMHTQHTNHPITAQIDDPIHVISIEEPSSGSRQKPPDYEAVTDAPPSYDDAIKLNPRHLVRLSNSSALSLPTVHNMVPRTVEIVSRDPTPSPPPPYAR from the exons ATGTTACTCCGTTTACAACACGGTGTGCAAATGGGTCACTCGTATTTCGACGCTGGAGCGAATAATAGACGTTCGCATGACGAAT CAATGTCCTTGGAGGAGTCGAGGCGTTCGCAGCGTCCGTACAGGTACGGGATGGTTCTCCTTTGCGTCGGAGCTCTGATAAACTGGTTAGGCCTCGCCGAGAACTACGTCGAACCGGTACGATATGTCGGTGTTGCTTGCATAATCGCGGGGGCTCTTCTCATATGTGCCGCAATGTGCTGTTGGCTGCACGCACCGCCAAGTAGGGCAACCATGCACACACAACACACAAATCATCCGATCACGGCACAG ATAGACGATCCAATTCACGTGATCTCCATCGAGGAACCATCTAGTGGGTCCAGACAGAAGCCGCCGGACTACGAGGCGGTCACAGACGCGCCACCTAGCTACGACGACGCGATCAAACTGAATCCAAGACACCTGGTTAGGTTGAGCAACAGCAGCGCGTTGTCGCTACCAACGGTGCACAACATGGTACCCAGAACCGTGGAAATTGTTTCTAGGGACCCGACACCGTCACCACCGCCACCGTACGCGAG GTGA
- the LOC143150911 gene encoding uncharacterized protein LOC143150911 isoform X6: protein MSLEESRRSQRPYRYGMVLLCVGALINWLGLAENYVEPVRYVGVACIIAGALLICAAMCCWLHAPPSRATMHTQHTNHPITAQIDDPIHVISIEEPSSGSRQKPPDYEAVTDAPPSYDDAIKLNPRHLVRLSNSSALSLPTVHNMVPRTVEIVSRDPTPSPPPPYAR from the exons ATGTCCTTGGAGGAGTCGAGGCGTTCGCAGCGTCCGTACAGGTACGGGATGGTTCTCCTTTGCGTCGGAGCTCTGATAAACTGGTTAGGCCTCGCCGAGAACTACGTCGAACCGGTACGATATGTCGGTGTTGCTTGCATAATCGCGGGGGCTCTTCTCATATGTGCCGCAATGTGCTGTTGGCTGCACGCACCGCCAAGTAGGGCAACCATGCACACACAACACACAAATCATCCGATCACGGCACAG ATAGACGATCCAATTCACGTGATCTCCATCGAGGAACCATCTAGTGGGTCCAGACAGAAGCCGCCGGACTACGAGGCGGTCACAGACGCGCCACCTAGCTACGACGACGCGATCAAACTGAATCCAAGACACCTGGTTAGGTTGAGCAACAGCAGCGCGTTGTCGCTACCAACGGTGCACAACATGGTACCCAGAACCGTGGAAATTGTTTCTAGGGACCCGACACCGTCACCACCGCCACCGTACGCGAG GTGA